From Antechinus flavipes isolate AdamAnt ecotype Samford, QLD, Australia chromosome 1, AdamAnt_v2, whole genome shotgun sequence:
agatgagtaaattgaggcttGGGCATATTACAATGACTTCCCCTAAATCACATAGTAAATGCCAGAGTGGGTTTGAAGCTAAAAACTTCTAGCTCCCATGAACAGCTAGGTGGTGAGTAAATAGAGCATGGGGCTTAAAATCAGGAACTtagcttcctgaattcaaatctaaccttagataTTTGCTAGCTAAGTGACCtatgacaagtcatttaacctagtttgtcttagtttcctcatctacaaaatgagctagaaaagtaaatggcaaaacattctagaattttttggggaaaaaaaaaaaaaaccaacacacACCAAAAAACCCAGATGGGGCCAGAGAGAGTCAGGCTATACTGAATAATAAAACCTGAATCAGAATCTCAGCTGTTACTACCTACCTGACCACCTCtccaaacttcagtttcctccctCTAAGGCCAAATGAAAtaactgggaaatttttttataaatcttaagaTGCTCTATGAATGTTAGTTATCATCACTAATTTTttcagggtctcagtttcttattttataaaatgagtgggttgtaGTGAGTAATAAAGGGATTAGATTGGATGGCCTATAAATCTCTTACAGATTATAATCCTGTGACCTCATAGAAGCTGTTCTGAGGATTAGTTGACATAATTGCTATACAAATACAAGAGCTTTCATGGCTGGAATAAAACACCCAAATTGGCATGGCTCCCAGGACTGACCAAAGATGAAACAGCTTGGCCATACTGTGTTGTTCCCAGCTTTATCCTTGTATCATTTCCCTGGAGTCTCTTTGACCCTGCGATTGTCTAACATTTGGTTTCTGACCCTAACTCTGACTTCAGATCCGTTTCAAACATTCACCTCTTCTAATCTAAACCAATTTAGCTCCTTAATCTTTAATTCTACTCATTCAAAGTCTACTCTAGTAGTACCACTAGTCTACTCTAGTCTACTCATTCAAAGTCCTCTCACAGATGCTCTTTTGTCTGACCTGGAGTCCACGACATCCCACATACCCCGGACTGGGGCTCTTAGGGACCAGCCCCAAGAAGCCACCACTGCTCCTCCTCCCTATAGCCCGCAACAACAGGTAAGAGCAGAGCTAAGGTTGTAGGGGAAGGGCCCTGACTTTGGAGCTCCACTGCAGCCTCAGATGTATTGCTTTTCTCTGCAGAAGGTGGCCAGGGAAACCTCTGGGGCCTCAGGAGACAAAGACCATTTATACAGGTAAAAGAAGTGGCAATGTCCTTTAGAGGCTGGTGGGAATGAATTCTCCAAGTGCGAGGGGCTTGCTCCCTCCGATGCCACTGGGCTCTGGTCTGAGTCTTTTATTCCTGAGCCTCCCCCcctttaattctctctctttacTCTAGCACTGTGTGTAAGCCTCGTTCCCCCAAACCAGCGGCACCCCCATTCTCCTCCAGCGGTGTGCTTGGGGCTGGCCTTTGTGAGCTGGACCGCCTTCTGCAGGAGCTCAATGCCACCCAATTCAATATCACAGgtaagaggagagggagaattgAGAATAATGGGAAGAAACAGCAAAAAGAGGCAATTGATAATGAGACTAACAACCCCTCCTTCCAACCAGATGAAATCATGTCCCAGTTCCCATCCAGCAAGGCAGCTGATGGAGAACGAAAGGAAGAGCaatctgaggaaaagaaaaggccTACCACGTGAGGCTCTTGGAGACAGGGTTGGAAGGGCTACAGCCTGAGAGCTGGATCCCCAGGTTGGGGCTAGAAGGGGGAAGCCACAGGTCCAGATGCCTGCCTTCTTTGGGATTGAGGGTCTGGTAAGAGGGAGGACTGAGAACTAGGGTTCTTGAGTTTGGGATCTGGAAGGACTAAGAAAAGGGAGAACTGCTGACCCAAACTCTCTTCTTTCAGCCCCCCTAGCCCGACGCCGCAACTGCCCAAACCTTCAGCCACCTCAGCTACGCTGGAATTGGACAAGCTGATGGCTTCCCTTTCGGATTTCCGTGTCCAGAATCATGTGAGCTGAATGAAAGAGTCAGGGGTCTCCAGGGAGGGTATTGGTTAGTCCCAGTAGCTCTGAGTTTGAACCCATCCAACTGTCAGAGACCACCTTACCCCTTCCCCTGTCTCCAACTCTACCTCCTTCAGCTCAGTGAAGCAGATGGGGACCCAATGGCAGGTGCCTCTGTTTTATACCCTAATAGCTTCCTGCTTCCGGGCCTACCCCCAAACCAGAACTGAGCTCAGTGAGTGATACCTCGCCACCACCCACCTCAGGGTCTACCGCTGAGGGCAGCCTGGACACCATGCTGGGGTTGCTGCAGTCAGATCTCAGTCGACAGGGAGTTCCCACCCAGGCCAAGGGCCTTTGTGGTTCCTGCAATAAACCCATTGCTGGGCAGGTGAGTAGAAGCAGGGAGGAGGGAAGACAGACATATAGAGACATTAAGATACACAAACTAGGCTATGAATTCCTTTTGGAGAGTGATAAAAGTGTTGATTTTATTATAGACAAGTACAACTTCAGCAGAGGCCTTGCTACTGTTTtttatagtagatatttaaaatatttttgttaggtTCTCACTACTGTTTAGCAaatcttttaaatatcatttatctTCTACTACTTTCCAATTCCCCATAATATTCATTCTAGACCTTCTTTTCTAAGCACATACCCCCTAACCTTTCCATACATTCAGCAGATGATCTTACCACCTGTTTCATTGAGAACAGGTCATCTTCATCTCAACCCTGTCTTTAGAAGCAGGATGTTAGGCCAGTGCCTACTTGGGAATCAGGAAGTATTGGATTCCAATgttacctcagatacttcctatctgtgtgagcctgggtaagtGACTTAATTTATATAagcttaaatttcctcatctgtaaaatggaggataaAACAGCATTTACCTCAcattgttgttgtgaggataaaagtgagaataatatatgtgaagtacttttcaaatcttaaagagatatataaatattaggtatTAACTTTCTGCCTTTTGGGGGAGCAGAGATAAGTTATTATTCTGACTAAGGCTGCCCCCTCCATCTGGGATCCTAACTCCATTAATAACCCATTATCTTgaatctttacatattttataatatatatgtgtatatctagaTTTATAGTTTATATTGCTTTCATCTCATtgacatgttatatatatatatgaacatacatataaaacgtgtatgtgagtgtgtgtgtgtgtatttccctgGCTCTGGCTTTCTCAATTTTCATATACACAGAATCCCAAAAACATCTATcaacatagtttttttaaatatagttttaagctttaatagtatTTGTGATATATGtttttcatatgtgtgtgtgagaaataTATTTGCACTTAAAACTTCACTAAAACTTTTTGGACACCCTGTATATTCTCatattattccttaaaaaaaaaatttcccttcacCCTTTCCCCTTAAACTGtcatcctctttcccctcctacaTTGCCAAAAAGTAAACAGTCTGCATTCTTTGCCTTCCCTTCCTCATCCCCCACTCAGTTCTTAGTCCTTTCCATTTTGACTTCTGTTCCTACCACTCTACTGAAATTTTTCTCTCAAAACCCacaaatgactatttttttttttttgccaaatccAGTggctttctttcatttctcctccATCTTGACATTTCTGTGACTATTAAATTGTGATCTGAAAGATCCTTGGAGAGAGGGAGATCTCAGATCCATTGAAGTATTACTGTATGCAGAGAACACAGGGAGAATCAATTTAGATAAGATATAACATTTGTCTTTAGACACAGACTAGGACGGAGATGTGACACATAACCTCCATATAAAACTATACCTAAGtatatggagtttttttttaatgctaagaAAAGGATATTATCATAGAGAAGTTGGAGGGAAAAGGGAATAGTATAACCAAATCTTTGTGCAGGAAAAAGGATCCTGGCAATAGTATGAAAGCTGGAGGGAGACAGGAAAGAGTTGGGTATTGTGAAAAGCAGAATGACCAACACAATGAAGGATGGTGATGAGGTCCTGTATCAGAGTGACAATAATATACAGGAGAGGACTGCTTCAAGAAAAGGTGGTACTGAGAAGTATTGGTAATGAACTGGATATGAGAgctaaagatgagaaagaaaagtcaaagattACACCAAAGTTTCTCTCCTGTTAAACTAGAAAACTGTTAGGAGAATAACTGCTTCAGTACATAAAAAGTGTGAAGTTGGAAGGAAGAATGTGTTTAGGATGAAAGATTAACCTTTAAATAACTTtccttatatgtataaaatgagcagaCTGTGCTTAAAATAAAGAtccatttttaataagaatagctttttattttttcaaaatacatacaaagataattttcaacacccttgcaaaatcctgtgttccaaatttttctccctccctcctttagacagcaagtaatctaatattaaacatgtgcaatttaaAGATACATTTTAGCTATAATCCTGTGTTGTTATAATAAACACAATTTGAGGCACTTGGAGTTTGAGATGCGTGGGGAATGGAGGGTAGGCAGGGAACCATCCAGGTGGTATTCAAAAAACCAGAAGCCAGAATTGAGCATCCAGTTGGTAAATGAACATATAGACGCAAGGAGAAGCTTCAGCTACACTCTCATGTAGACACATGTGTGACCATTTGACCCACTTCCTCCCTGCAGGTGGTGACAGCTCTAGGCCGGACCTGGCATCCAGAGCACTTTTTATGCGGAGGGTGCTCCGTGGCTCTGGGAGGTAGCAGCTTCTTTGAAAAGGACGGGGCCCCTTACTGCCCTGAATGCTACTTCGAGCGCTTCTCCCCGCGCTGTGGTCTCTGCAATCAGCCCATTCGCCATGTGAGCCTGGAAGCGCCCTTCCACACCCTTAGcccttgttctctttcttctccctccatcccgcCCCCCTTCCCcgtcctccaccccctccccgccACTCCAGCAGTCTTTCAACTCCAAGGACTCCTACCCTTCCCGCCCCTCCCTCCCTGATTTCAGATAGCAGATATTAAGTGGTTTGGACACCTGAAAGCGGTGTAGGAAtgggttttgttgttattattacagaAGATGGTCACCGCCCTGGATACCCACTGGCATCCGGAACATTTCTGCTGCGTCAGCTGCGGGGAGCCCTTCGGAGAGGAGGGTGAGAAAGGCACCCGGGGTACCCAGCAGGGAGGAGTCCCTTCCCCCTAATCCCTAGGACCACTCCTCAAACATTTCCCTCCGTCCCCCTGCCCCCTTTGATCATGATTTCACCCTTTAGTTATCTTTTCCCTCCCGGACTGCCCCATTACAACTTTTGGGTACCcattcccctcctctcttccgaTCTTCCCCCTCATTCCACCCCGCCATACCCGGACCCGCAGGGTTCCACGAGCGGGAGGGCCGCCCGTATTGCCGCCGGGATTTCCTGCAGCTGTTCGCCCCACGCTGCCAAGGTTGCCAGGGCCCTATCCTGGAGAAC
This genomic window contains:
- the TGFB1I1 gene encoding transforming growth factor beta-1-induced transcript 1 protein, with translation MEDLDALLSDLESTTSHIPRTGALRDQPQEATTAPPPYSPQQQKVARETSGASGDKDHLYSTVCKPRSPKPAAPPFSSSGVLGAGLCELDRLLQELNATQFNITDEIMSQFPSSKAADGERKEEQSEEKKRPTTPPSPTPQLPKPSATSATLELDKLMASLSDFRVQNHLPASGPTPKPELSSVSDTSPPPTSGSTAEGSLDTMLGLLQSDLSRQGVPTQAKGLCGSCNKPIAGQVVTALGRTWHPEHFLCGGCSVALGGSSFFEKDGAPYCPECYFERFSPRCGLCNQPIRHKMVTALDTHWHPEHFCCVSCGEPFGEEGFHEREGRPYCRRDFLQLFAPRCQGCQGPILENYISALSALWHPDCFVCRECFTPFSGGSFFEHEGRPLCESHFHARRGSLCATCGLPVTGRCVSALGRRFHPDHFTCTFCLRPLTKGSFQERADKPYCQPCFLKLFG